DNA from Lentibacillus amyloliquefaciens:
TAACATCCGTCTTTTGCTCATTATCTTTTTCAACATACATCTCTTTGGATTCAACAGCTAAGTCTGTCCGAACATTAAATTGCTCGCTTTTATCTGTCATGGTTGTCCTCCTTTTGGAATGAAAGAACTTTTACTTACAGGCTTTACTATTTTGCAGTAATCCATACAACAGTTGACAAAGCGGTTGAAAAGCATCCTGCCGTCTGGTAAAATTAGCTTGCTGCACTTTGAAGAAATTATTTTCTCGGTGATAAGATATTAATTGCAGACTGTTGGAGGTGACTTAATTGGCAAACATTAAATCAGCAATTAAGCGTGTTGAAATCAACCAGAAGAAACGGACGCATAATATCAAATTCAAATCAGACATGCGCACCCAAATCAAACGGTTGGAAAAAATGATCGACCAAAATGATGCTGAAGGCGCAAATGCTGCTCTTCCGGCTACATTTAAAAAGATTGACAAAGCTGTGCAAAAAGGCGGTATCCACAAAAATACCGGCAACCGCGAAAAATCACGTTTAGCTCAAAAAATTAACGAATTACAGAGCGCGTAACGAAAAAAACGATCCCATTACAGGATCGTTTTTTTCATATGCTGCTACTGCACAAGATCGTATAACAATAGTTCAAATGCAAGTCCTTTTTCCATTTTTCCTTGCTTGATGATGGTGTCTGTTTGGGTTAATTTCTCAATGATATGCTTCAGTCGATCAGCCGTAAATTTACTTTCACGCTGTGCTGCCATTTTTATCACAAACGGATGGGCACCGATTTGTTTTTGCATTTGAAATTGGCTGTATCCTTTCCGGGACAGCAATTTCACACTTAAAATTGTTCGAAACTGAAAAGCAAGCAATGCTATCAGCGCTATCGGTTCCTCATTCATTTTTTCCAAATCCTTATAAATCGAAATCGCCTCATGCAGCTTCCGATTTATAACAGCATCAACAAGTTTTAAAGAGGAATTGGTTTCAGTATGTGAAATCAGTTTATCAGCAATGTCTTTTGTCACAACCCCATTTTCGCCGACATATGAGGCAAGCTTTGCCAACTCATTCTGTACTTGATACAGATTCGTCGACAATTCCGATTCCAGCATATCATAAACATCATCCTCAATCGTTACCTTCATGCTGCCTGCAAGGTTTTTAATCCAGTTTTTCAATTCATAGTCTTTAATCGGGTTGCATTCGGCTGTTATACTATGCTGTTTCATTGCTTTACTGACTTTTTTTCGTTCATCGATTTTTTCATAATATGCTGTGAATACGAGCACTGTGTAATCGGCAGGCTGATTTATGTATTGAATCAGAATATCAAGGTTATGCTCAAACGGCAACTTATCAGGTTTCCCTTTTAAAAACGAAGGATTATTGGCAATGATCAATTTTGTTCCCCCGAAAAAAGGAAACGTTTCGGCATCGTTGATAACCTCTTGGACCGGGGTCTCTTCCAAATCATATACGGACAGATTCTCCTCGGTTTCCTCACCCAATACTGCTTTTGTTATATGTTTTGTTATATTTTGTATAAAATAGGATTCCGTTCCGTATAATAAGTATACGGGTGCAATCTGTTTTTGCTTTACCTCGTGCAATACCTTCTCGTACATCATCCAGTTCACTCCAATGAAACGATATAATTAATCGTAAATCGTATCCATCGGAATCGCAAGTACTATTTTTTATAATTATTTTTAAAGGCTTTATTCAGACGGGTTTAATTCTTATAAATCCTGCGCTTGATCTTGTGTGTCTTAAAAGGAGAGGGAAATGACCCATTTCCCTCCAGATCTATATAAACGCTTAAAATTCAGCCCTAGGAACTGATTTTTAAACGATGTTTGTACTTATAGCGTAACCCTTACAGCAAAAAACTATAGTTGTTAACTCTTTCTAGTCGGGAGTCTAATTTTCATCAGTCAACAGTGGATTTTTTTATGTATTTATTTTATACTGGGAACTATATAGGAGGGGTAAAAGTGAACGATTTCGAAAATGACGTACAATCAAAAAATAACGATGTAGTTGATTCCATTAAAGGTTTTGGATTTGCTTTTATTTTCTTTGTAGTGATTTTTGCTATTGGTGCAATCATCAACGTTGTCGGCTCCTGATTACTAACCTCGCTAATTTTCTGAAAAAATCGGCTGCCGCTTCATTTCTCCAGAGCTCAGAGGCCGGGAGTCAAATTTCAAAAAAACGGCGAGTTAACCCATTTCATTATTAAAAAGAGACTGTTTCTACAGTCTCTTTTCGTTTTCTCTATACAGCCTATGGCAGATATGTGATAAACGTTCCTTCCGTTCCTTTAAACACATATTGAACAGCCCCGCTCTCATCAGTTCTGAGAATTGCAGCACCAGCCTCGTCGAGTGATTGGATAACATCGCTGTGCGGATGCCCGTATCTATTGTTTTTACCAGCCGAAATAATACCGTATTCTGGCTGGATTTTCTCTAAAAACATTGCATCAGTCGATGTATTACTGCCATGATGTGCCACTTTCAGTACATCAGCAGTCAACCCGGGAACTGTTTTAAGGATGGCTTTCTCAGTTCGAGTTCCGATATCCCCGGTTAGCAACCACTTTTTACCGCCGATTTCCGTATGCAGGACAAGCGAATTCTCATTACTGCCCCCATAATCCTCAGCAGGTGATAAGATATGAAACATTTGCCCTCCGACTGTTATTGCATCGTCAGGATCCGTTCTGACAACGGTTGTGCCGTTATCAGTTAAACCTTGAGCCAAGGGTTGTGTGAACGTGTAATAGGTGCTTACAAATACATTTTTAATTGGCATATCCTCAATCAGATATAATAAACTTCCCATATGATCAGTATCATCATGAGAAATAAAAACAGCATCAATTTGTGAAATACCCCGGGAATATAGATACGGTCTGATGATTTGCTTATAGACTTTGTCAGATGGTTCGAATTCGTCAAAATTCATTTCTGCTCCAGCGTCAACTAAAATCACGCCTTTCCGGTAAGGTAATTCAATGACAATGGCATCTCCCTGCCCAACGTCAAGAGCGGTCACATAGCCAATCGGCGAAAAATACGGTCTTAAAACAGACAGTATGATTAATGCCGTCAGAAAACAGCCATATTTAAAAGCTTGCCGCATTTCTTCAAGCTCCAATTTTTTCATCATTATCAAAAACAGCCCATAATATAGAGCAGCACCTGCTAAGGGAAAAGAACCAATCACCCAAGGGAGAAAAAGTGTCTGATCTATAAATTCGAGAGCGGTGATGACGAATTCATGCACAATAAGAAAAAACTGATCAGTAAATGCAGCCATCGGACCTGCAACCGGTGCAAGCAGCAAAATTAAGAACATACACGGAATAACAAACAACGAGAAGTAAGGGACGATGATAAGATTTACTAAAATTGAGAGCGGTTGGAATGTAAAGAAGTATTCAACCTGCAGAGGCAAAATCATCATTTGTGAAACAAAACTGATGTTGAGAACTGTGAAGAAGGAAATGTTCGTTTTTGCAAACCAATTTTTGGACAAAAGCAGTCCCAGCGTTACACAAAACGATAATTGAAATCCTATGTGATAAATTATAAGGGGATTCGTTAAAATCAAAAGCAGAAACACAATGCTGATGACATCCGTAACACTGAACTTCCAATTCAATTTTCCGGCAATCATAAACAACAGAACCATCATACTTGCCCGCATAACTGAGGGTTCGCCGCCTGCAAGCACCGCGTATAGGGGCAAAAAGAAAATAATCACCCATTGCGCTTTTTCTTTCGTCAGGATGTTCAATTTTACAAGCAGAAAATAAAGCAGTCCAACGACTAGACCAACATGCAAACCGGAAATAGCCATGAGATGTGTCAAATTCCAGCGCTGAAACAATTCGGTGACGCTATCATCCATTTCCGTATCATCACCAAGGATAAGCGCATTTACCCATGCGGACGTTTCGGAGCTGACGTTTTGCTGTACATATTCAAGCAGATCGCTCCGCAGCTGATAAATGTGATTCATAGGTGAGGAACCGGTGCAATCAATTTTCTCCAGCGAATCAATGATAATCTGGTGCGTCATTCCCTGTGATAGCAAATAATCCTGATAATCAAATTGCCCGGGGTTTCGGGCCGAATCAGGCAGCTCGGGTTTGCCGGAAACCGTGCATACAGCACCATACTTCAGGTTATGCTCCCCGTCATTATCCGCTTTGAAGTGAACAATCATAAACCTTTCATCAGAAGCCTCCACTGAAAACTCAAAAGCAATTCTGGACGCCGTTTCGGTTACCGGACTGGAGATTTCACCAGCAAATGCTGATTCTGTGGATGTGAAAGATGCGTCATCTGAGGGTTTTTCCAATTCGGGGATGTACATGTAAGCGGAAATGGAGAAGGTTAAGGAAGCAAGTATAACGATTGCTCTTAACCTTTGTTTGAAGTACAGATACAAAATCCAGAATGAAAAGACAATGATGAACCATTTGGAAGCGAAAATCACGGCTAAAAAACTTGCCGTAACACCTAATGCCGGAAAGTGCCAATAACCCTTCATACCGGCATCCTTATAAGTTGAACAATGATTCAGCCTCTGCTTTTAAGGCATCATATTTGCTCGTATTGTTTGTTTGTGATTTGAGCTCATCCAAAACCTTTCGTATATAGGCTTCTTTTTCCTGAAAGTGATAATCTACAGCCAGATCCGTTAATGCTACTTTTTTCGTTTCAATGCCCGCTTCGTTAAACAATTCTACAGCGTAAGGATGATTTCGATAATCTTCCGCATAGTAAAGTGTTTTTATCCCGGCTTGTATAATTTGCTTACAGCATTGCAAGCACGGGAAATGTGTAACATAAATTTCAGCACCTTCAGTCGGGACGCCAAACTTTGCACACTGCAGGAGGGCATTGGCTTCCGCATGTATGGTACGGACACAGTGCCCGTCTATTACATAACAGCCTTCATCGATACAGTGCACACCGCCGGAGACGCTGCCATTATAACCACCTGCGATAATCCGTTTTTCCCGGACGATTGTGGCTCCTACCATCAGTCTGGTACAGGTGCTTCGAAGTGCAAGTAAATGACTTTGTGCCATGAAATATTGATTCCAGGAAATTCGTTCCATAATTGTTTAACCACCTTTGCTACCTCTCATTTTTAGTTTACATTCAGGGTATAAAATCCGTCAATTGCATTATGGGATTTGGATGTCGTCTTTAAGTGATTCAAGCGTTTTTTCACCGATGCCGGAAACATCCAGCAAATCTTCTTCAGCTTTAAAAGGGCCATTTTCATCACGATACTGAATAATGGCAGCTGCTTTAGAAGGACCGATACCATTTAATTGTTCGATTTCTGATTGTTCTGCATGATTAATGCGCACCTTGTCCTGCCCGCTCTTTTCAATGACAGATCCGGAAGCTTGACTCCCTGTTTCAGGAATCATGATAATCATCTCATCTTGTACTCTTTGTGCCAGATTGACCATAGTTTGATCTGCTCCCTTCGTGAAGCCGCCAGCCATCTGGATGACGTCATTGACACGTGAGCCCGTTTCAATTTCATAAACACCTGGAGCTTCCACTTCACCTTTCACATCGACCATTACCATTTCAGGTGCCACCTGTTCTTCATTCTCCTGCTGTTCTTCAGTGATGTCTTGGGATTTGGAAACAACATTTTCCTTATCATCAGGGTTAAAAAACAGAAATGCGGCTACAAGCACAGCTATTATTACCGGGAATAGATACTTCTTGAGGGGTTCAAGCAATTTGAGGTCACATCCTTCTGAGGAATTCAGTTGTTAACAAAGAGGTATGCCAAATTACTGCGGCAGGGGCAGCATAATGAAGTATTAAAAGCAATTTTAGAACAGAGGTACAAGCTTGGTTTTATGTCAGAAAATATAAATCTGCATCAACTATACTATTCGACATCGATCGGCAAAATCCTTCTAAAAAAAATAAAAGATCGGAAAAAATTATTCCGACCGTTTTACCGCAGTTATAAAAAATCTTTCCGCATCCGCTTCAATTTGATGCCCCGGTGAAAAATCCCCTGCTATATGCTGAACCAAAAACCCGTTTTCATTTAATAACCGTTCATAGAATTCGATGGGATACGTCCGCTGATGGTGCAGCTCGTCAAAGCGGGAATACTTGTCCCCCTTTGAAGCGAAAAAAGTTAAATCGTGATACATCTCCCCATCGCGCTCACCTTCGAAGCAAAACCATATATAGGAAATATCATCATAAACTTCAGCAAATGTTTCATTCATTAAATTATGCCTGACATGATACAGTGAATGGACATCGAAAATAAACAGACCGCCCGGTTTCAATGCGGCTGCTATATTATTAAACACTTTACGCAGATCATCTTCTTCTGTTATATAGTTCAAAACGTCACAGTAGCTTATCGCCATATCCTGATTTTCAATGCCGGACAATGTCAGAAGGTCCTGCTGCAGCCATTGGATTGGAAGTTTTTCTTTTCCGGCGCGCTGTTCGGCAAAACTGAGCATGTCACTGGAATAATCAACACCTATCATCTGATAGCCGGACTGTGCAAGCTTTGTGGTAATTTGGCCAGTCCCGCAGCCTAAATCGATAATTGTATCAACTGACTTTCCGGTCTCTCTGATCATCTTCTCGGTATAATCATGCCATTTATCATAAGGGGCATCACGCATTAAGAAATCATAGTAATCAGCCATCTGCTTATAAGCCATATTCATTACCCATTTTCATTTACTTGAAGCTCTACTTTGGATGCATCGCCCCATAAACGTTCCAGATTGTAATAATTGCGTTCGTCTTTATGGAATATATGACAGACAACGTCATCCAGATCAACCAAAATCCAGCGAGCCTGATCAAAACCTTCCATGCGCTTGACGTGCACATCCCTCTCACCCATTGTATCCTTTATGCCCCTGGCAATCGCTTGAACCTGTCGTTCATTGCTCCCGTGACAAATGAGAAAATAATCCGCCATTAACGATACTTCCTGCATATCCAACGCAACAATGTCTTCTGCTCTTTTATCATCACAAGCTCTTGCAATTGTCTGAACGATTTTCTTACTGTCCATGAATGTCATTACCTCCATTTATTCGTAATGTTAAATTATTATATGCGTAAAAGGTATCCGGGTAGACTGTCACATGTTTACCAACAAGAAATTGGATGGTATTTCTGAGCGTCATCCATGCGGCACGATTTAAATCCGTTTTTGCTGTTTCCCTTACTTCTTCTACGCCAGGGAACGATCTCCCCGGTTCGATATAATCCGCCACGAATAAGATTGTCTCAAACTTAGTCATGTCAGCCCGGCCTGTTGTATGATAATGAATGGCGTTCCGTATGTCTGTATCTGTTACAC
Protein-coding regions in this window:
- the rpsT gene encoding 30S ribosomal protein S20 produces the protein MANIKSAIKRVEINQKKRTHNIKFKSDMRTQIKRLEKMIDQNDAEGANAALPATFKKIDKAVQKGGIHKNTGNREKSRLAQKINELQSA
- the holA gene encoding DNA polymerase III subunit delta, producing MMYEKVLHEVKQKQIAPVYLLYGTESYFIQNITKHITKAVLGEETEENLSVYDLEETPVQEVINDAETFPFFGGTKLIIANNPSFLKGKPDKLPFEHNLDILIQYINQPADYTVLVFTAYYEKIDERKKVSKAMKQHSITAECNPIKDYELKNWIKNLAGSMKVTIEDDVYDMLESELSTNLYQVQNELAKLASYVGENGVVTKDIADKLISHTETNSSLKLVDAVINRKLHEAISIYKDLEKMNEEPIALIALLAFQFRTILSVKLLSRKGYSQFQMQKQIGAHPFVIKMAAQRESKFTADRLKHIIEKLTQTDTIIKQGKMEKGLAFELLLYDLVQ
- a CDS encoding YqzM family protein, whose protein sequence is MNDFENDVQSKNNDVVDSIKGFGFAFIFFVVIFAIGAIINVVGS
- a CDS encoding DNA internalization-related competence protein ComEC/Rec2, coding for MKGYWHFPALGVTASFLAVIFASKWFIIVFSFWILYLYFKQRLRAIVILASLTFSISAYMYIPELEKPSDDASFTSTESAFAGEISSPVTETASRIAFEFSVEASDERFMIVHFKADNDGEHNLKYGAVCTVSGKPELPDSARNPGQFDYQDYLLSQGMTHQIIIDSLEKIDCTGSSPMNHIYQLRSDLLEYVQQNVSSETSAWVNALILGDDTEMDDSVTELFQRWNLTHLMAISGLHVGLVVGLLYFLLVKLNILTKEKAQWVIIFFLPLYAVLAGGEPSVMRASMMVLLFMIAGKLNWKFSVTDVISIVFLLLILTNPLIIYHIGFQLSFCVTLGLLLSKNWFAKTNISFFTVLNISFVSQMMILPLQVEYFFTFQPLSILVNLIIVPYFSLFVIPCMFLILLLAPVAGPMAAFTDQFFLIVHEFVITALEFIDQTLFLPWVIGSFPLAGAALYYGLFLIMMKKLELEEMRQAFKYGCFLTALIILSVLRPYFSPIGYVTALDVGQGDAIVIELPYRKGVILVDAGAEMNFDEFEPSDKVYKQIIRPYLYSRGISQIDAVFISHDDTDHMGSLLYLIEDMPIKNVFVSTYYTFTQPLAQGLTDNGTTVVRTDPDDAITVGGQMFHILSPAEDYGGSNENSLVLHTEIGGKKWLLTGDIGTRTEKAILKTVPGLTADVLKVAHHGSNTSTDAMFLEKIQPEYGIISAGKNNRYGHPHSDVIQSLDEAGAAILRTDESGAVQYVFKGTEGTFITYLP
- a CDS encoding ComE operon protein 2, whose amino-acid sequence is MERISWNQYFMAQSHLLALRSTCTRLMVGATIVREKRIIAGGYNGSVSGGVHCIDEGCYVIDGHCVRTIHAEANALLQCAKFGVPTEGAEIYVTHFPCLQCCKQIIQAGIKTLYYAEDYRNHPYAVELFNEAGIETKKVALTDLAVDYHFQEKEAYIRKVLDELKSQTNNTSKYDALKAEAESLFNL
- a CDS encoding helix-hairpin-helix domain-containing protein — its product is MLEPLKKYLFPVIIAVLVAAFLFFNPDDKENVVSKSQDITEEQQENEEQVAPEMVMVDVKGEVEAPGVYEIETGSRVNDVIQMAGGFTKGADQTMVNLAQRVQDEMIIMIPETGSQASGSVIEKSGQDKVRINHAEQSEIEQLNGIGPSKAAAIIQYRDENGPFKAEEDLLDVSGIGEKTLESLKDDIQIP
- a CDS encoding class I SAM-dependent DNA methyltransferase yields the protein MAYKQMADYYDFLMRDAPYDKWHDYTEKMIRETGKSVDTIIDLGCGTGQITTKLAQSGYQMIGVDYSSDMLSFAEQRAGKEKLPIQWLQQDLLTLSGIENQDMAISYCDVLNYITEEDDLRKVFNNIAAALKPGGLFIFDVHSLYHVRHNLMNETFAEVYDDISYIWFCFEGERDGEMYHDLTFFASKGDKYSRFDELHHQRTYPIEFYERLLNENGFLVQHIAGDFSPGHQIEADAERFFITAVKRSE
- the rsfS gene encoding ribosome silencing factor — its product is MDSKKIVQTIARACDDKRAEDIVALDMQEVSLMADYFLICHGSNERQVQAIARGIKDTMGERDVHVKRMEGFDQARWILVDLDDVVCHIFHKDERNYYNLERLWGDASKVELQVNENG
- the yqeK gene encoding bis(5'-nucleosyl)-tetraphosphatase (symmetrical) YqeK, translated to MKEDKAISIVKPHLKQARFDHTLRVRETAAELAEMYDEDIEKIRLAAILHDYAKYFPLDKMKKIIEESEMPNDLLDFHHELWHGPVASVIIKEEHGVTDTDIRNAIHYHTTGRADMTKFETILFVADYIEPGRSFPGVEEVRETAKTDLNRAAWMTLRNTIQFLVGKHVTVYPDTFYAYNNLTLRINGGNDIHGQ